The genome window GGCGCCTCGCCCGACGGCCCGGCCGGCCCGCCCGGTGCGGGGGGTGCGGGGGGTGCGGGACCTGCAGCCGACCGGCTCGACGCCGACGGCCTGCCGCTGCGCCACGACCTGCGGGGCGCCTCGGCCTACGGCGCCCCCCAGCTCGACGTGCCCGTGCGGCTCAACACCAACGAGAGCTCCCACCCGGTCCCGGAGGCCGTGGTGCGGGCGGTCGCGGAGGCCGTCGCCGCCGTCGCGGGCGACCTCAACCGCTACCCCGACCGGGAGTTCTCCGCGCTGCGCGAGGACCTCGCCGCCTACCTGGCCCGCACCACCGGCCAGCCGCTGGTCGCGGAGCAGACCTGGGCGGCCAACGGCAGCAACGAGGTGCTCCAGCACCTGCTGCAGGCCTTCGGCGGCCCCGGCCGCACGGCGCTCGGCTTCACCCCGGCCTACTCGATGCACCCGGTCATCGCCACGGGCACCGGCACCCGCTGGGTCGACGGGTTCCGCCCCGGCGACCCTGCGGACCCGTTCTGGCTCGGGGCCGAGGCCGCGGCGGCGCAGGCGGCCGAGGTCGACCCCGACGTGGTCTTCCTCTGCTCGCCGAACAACCCGACCGGGACCGCCCTCGACCTCGACGTCGTCACCGCCGTCCTCGACGCGGCCCCCTCGGCGCTGGTCGTCGTCGACGAGGCCTACGCGGAGTACGCCCGTGCGGGCACGCCGAGCGCGGTCACCCTGCTGCCCGGGCGCCGCCGCCTCGTCGTCACCCGGACCATGAGCAAGGCGTTCGCCTTCGCCGGGGCACGGGTCGGCTACCTCGCCGCCGACCCCGCCGTCACCGCGGCGCTGCGCCTGGTCCGGCTGCCGTACCACCTGAGCAGCCTCACCCAGGCGGCCGCCCGCGCCGCGCTCGCCCACGCCGACCTGCTGCTCGCCGCGGTCGAGGCGACCAAGGAGCAGCGGGACCGGCTCGTCGAGGGCACCGCGGCGCTGGGCCTGCGGCCCGTGCCGAGCGACGCCAACTTCGTCCTCGTGGGCGGCTTCGCCGACGAGCGCGCCGCGTGGCAGGCGCTGCTGGACCAGGGCGTCCTCGTCCGCGACGTCGGGCTCGCCGGGCACCTGCGGGTCACCGCCGGCACCGAGGCGGAGACCACCGCCGTCCTCGACGCGCTCGCCGCCCTGCCCCGCTGACGCAGGCCCTGCCCGCTGACGCGGGACCACCCCGGGTCCCTCGGCGCCAGCCCGAGGACCTACGGGTGAGCCCGTCGGCAGGTCGCGGTCGGAAGGTCCCGGCCCGCCGTCCCGTTACCGTCACCAGAGACCGCCCGACCCCACGCGAGGAGCGCCACCCGTGAGCAGGCCCGCCCGGACCGCCCGCATCGACCGGAGCACCAAGGAGAGCAGCGTCCTCGTCGAGATCGACCTCGACGGGACCGGCACGTCCACCGTGTCCACCGGCGTCCGGTTCTTCGACCACATGCTCGGCACGTTCGCCCGGCACTCCCTCGTCGACCTCACCGTGCAGGCGACCGGGGACACCGACGTCGACGCGCACCACACCGTCGAGGACGTCTCCATCGTGCTCGGCCAGGCCATCGCCCAGGCGCTGGGGGACAAGGCCGGCATCCGCCGCTTCGGCGACGCCACCGTGCCGCTGGACGAGTGCCTGGCCATGGCCGCGGTGGACCTGGCCGGGCGCGCCTACTGCGTCCACGAGGGCGAGCCCGCCGGGCAGGAGCACGTCATCATCGGCGGCAGCTACGTCGGCTCCCTCACCCGCCACGTCCTGGAGTCCCTGGCCCACAACGCCAAGATCGCCGTGCACGTGCGCGTGCTGTCCGGCCGGGACCCCCACCACGTCGTCGAGGCCCAGTTCAAGGCGCTCGCCCGCGCCTTCCGCGCCGCCGTCGAGCCCGACCCCCGCGTCGCCGGGGTGCCGAGCGAGAAGGGTGCGCTGTGAGCGGCGCCCCCAGAGTCGTCGTCATGGACCACGGCTCCGGCAACGTCCGCTCCGCGGTGCGCGCGCTGGAGCGGGTCGGCGCCGACGTCACCCTCACCGCCGACCGTGACGCCGCGACCG of Aquipuribacter hungaricus contains these proteins:
- a CDS encoding histidinol-phosphate transaminase, translating into MPLRHDLRGASAYGAPQLDVPVRLNTNESSHPVPEAVVRAVAEAVAAVAGDLNRYPDREFSALREDLAAYLARTTGQPLVAEQTWAANGSNEVLQHLLQAFGGPGRTALGFTPAYSMHPVIATGTGTRWVDGFRPGDPADPFWLGAEAAAAQAAEVDPDVVFLCSPNNPTGTALDLDVVTAVLDAAPSALVVVDEAYAEYARAGTPSAVTLLPGRRRLVVTRTMSKAFAFAGARVGYLAADPAVTAALRLVRLPYHLSSLTQAAARAALAHADLLLAAVEATKEQRDRLVEGTAALGLRPVPSDANFVLVGGFADERAAWQALLDQGVLVRDVGLAGHLRVTAGTEAETTAVLDALAALPR
- the hisB gene encoding imidazoleglycerol-phosphate dehydratase HisB, translating into MSRPARTARIDRSTKESSVLVEIDLDGTGTSTVSTGVRFFDHMLGTFARHSLVDLTVQATGDTDVDAHHTVEDVSIVLGQAIAQALGDKAGIRRFGDATVPLDECLAMAAVDLAGRAYCVHEGEPAGQEHVIIGGSYVGSLTRHVLESLAHNAKIAVHVRVLSGRDPHHVVEAQFKALARAFRAAVEPDPRVAGVPSEKGAL